One stretch of Priestia megaterium DNA includes these proteins:
- a CDS encoding GntR family transcriptional regulator, with product MKQSLDHQRPIFQQIKETIEENILNDAFPEEERVPSTNEFAKMYRINPATAAKGINQLVDHGILYKKRGIGMFVCAGAKEVLLTQRKEEFYNRFIVPLKKEAQHLGITVTELKELLDKGEIK from the coding sequence ATGAAACAATCATTAGATCATCAGCGACCAATTTTTCAACAAATTAAAGAAACCATTGAAGAGAATATTTTGAATGATGCTTTTCCAGAAGAAGAAAGAGTACCGTCTACGAATGAATTTGCCAAAATGTATCGCATTAACCCTGCAACAGCAGCTAAAGGAATTAATCAGCTAGTTGACCACGGAATATTGTATAAAAAGAGAGGGATAGGGATGTTTGTATGTGCGGGCGCAAAAGAAGTATTGCTTACACAAAGAAAAGAAGAATTTTATAACCGTTTTATCGTTCCGCTGAAAAAAGAAGCACAGCATTTAGGAATTACGGTAACCGAGTTAAAAGAGCTGTTAGACAAGGGGGAAATAAAATGA
- a CDS encoding alpha/beta hydrolase, with the protein MKKTFKILGVGLAVLIAVTVAFFVIWSGFDYEPSKQLHSLLDEKKVVKKDDYYVFKAQTNKQIKAGYIIYQGAKVEPLAYGYYAQQIANEGYLVAVVDSPFNMSFFSQSKATDIVKSYPKISAWFIGGHSLGGVSAASYAYDHQTSIKGLVLLASYPMNKNDFSTSNYPILSLTGEKDGLSTPKKIKETKHLLSKNTELVQVKGANHAQFGMYGKQKGDNKASISPKEQQDELVKRTVKWLNSQMKKSVSN; encoded by the coding sequence ATGAAAAAAACGTTTAAAATATTAGGAGTCGGTCTTGCCGTTCTTATTGCAGTAACCGTAGCTTTTTTTGTCATATGGTCAGGTTTTGATTATGAACCTTCAAAGCAGCTTCACTCACTATTAGATGAGAAAAAAGTAGTGAAGAAAGACGATTATTACGTATTCAAGGCCCAAACGAACAAACAGATAAAAGCCGGCTATATTATTTATCAAGGTGCTAAAGTAGAGCCGTTAGCATATGGCTATTATGCTCAGCAAATTGCAAATGAAGGATATCTTGTTGCTGTTGTAGATTCTCCGTTTAATATGAGCTTCTTTAGTCAAAGCAAAGCGACGGATATTGTGAAGAGCTACCCGAAGATTTCCGCATGGTTTATCGGAGGGCATTCCCTTGGAGGAGTGAGTGCAGCCTCTTATGCGTATGATCATCAAACCTCAATAAAAGGCTTAGTTCTTTTAGCATCGTATCCCATGAATAAAAATGATTTTTCAACCTCGAATTACCCTATTTTGTCTTTAACCGGTGAGAAAGATGGTTTGTCGACGCCTAAAAAAATTAAAGAAACCAAGCATTTACTTTCAAAAAATACGGAGTTGGTCCAAGTAAAAGGAGCTAATCACGCACAGTTTGGAATGTACGGGAAACAAAAAGGAGACAACAAAGCCAGTATTTCTCCTAAAGAGCAGCAGGATGAGCTAGTAAAAAGAACGGTCAAGTGGTTAAACAGTCAAATGAAAAAGTCCGTCAGTAACTAA
- a CDS encoding YitT family protein, producing MLQTNHEIKKVVHRSLSAKMIVKRMLFILVGALLMAVGLEFFLVPNEVIDGGIVGISIILSHLTDVQIGFYIFVLNLPFFFIGYKQIGKTFALSTLLGVIILSIATSIFHDLPVLTGDPLLATVFGGIVLGVGVGIVIRYGGSLDGTEILAILFNKRTPFSVGETIMFFNLFILGSAGFVFGWDRAMYSLMAYFIAFKTIDIVIQGLDESKSAWIISEQYEQIGEAILARLGRGVTYLNGEGAYTGDDKKVIFCVITRLEEAKLKAIIDEIDPSAFFAVAAIAEVRGGRFKKRDIH from the coding sequence GTGCTGCAAACGAATCATGAAATAAAAAAGGTTGTTCATCGTTCGCTATCAGCTAAAATGATTGTAAAGCGCATGCTGTTTATTTTAGTGGGAGCCCTTTTAATGGCCGTCGGACTAGAATTTTTTCTTGTCCCTAATGAGGTTATTGACGGTGGAATTGTAGGTATATCTATTATTTTATCCCACTTAACGGATGTTCAAATCGGCTTTTATATCTTCGTATTAAATCTTCCATTCTTTTTTATCGGATACAAGCAAATTGGAAAAACATTTGCGCTATCTACGCTTTTAGGTGTTATCATTCTATCCATTGCTACCTCTATTTTTCACGACTTACCGGTCTTAACAGGTGACCCTCTTTTAGCAACTGTGTTTGGCGGAATTGTTCTTGGTGTGGGAGTAGGAATTGTTATTCGGTACGGAGGTTCGCTAGACGGCACCGAGATATTAGCTATTTTATTTAATAAGCGTACGCCTTTCTCCGTAGGTGAGACAATTATGTTTTTTAATTTATTTATTTTGGGAAGTGCCGGTTTTGTATTTGGCTGGGATCGCGCTATGTATTCTTTAATGGCTTACTTCATTGCTTTTAAAACGATTGATATTGTGATTCAAGGATTAGATGAGTCTAAGTCAGCTTGGATTATCAGCGAACAATATGAACAAATTGGCGAAGCAATTCTTGCTCGTTTAGGGAGAGGCGTCACGTATTTAAATGGGGAAGGGGCGTATACGGGAGATGATAAAAAAGTGATTTTTTGTGTTATTACCAGGCTTGAAGAAGCAAAGCTAAAAGCGATTATCGATGAGATAGATCCATCTGCTTTTTTTGCTGTAGCGGCTATTGCTGAAGTCAGGGGAGGAAGGTTTAAGAAACGAGATATTCATTAA
- a CDS encoding DUF4397 domain-containing protein, with amino-acid sequence MNRVKIIAASLLAVLLLAFSDNFTSAAVQEAMIRVVHASPDAPEVDIYVDNQSIVVGASFKDVTDYLKVPAGSHKVEVYAIGTKGKEKPVISTNVTVEANKAYTLAAINQVAHLELKVAQDDMNVAKGKSKIRIAHFSPDAPAINVGINHGPTLFKDTAFKQMTNYSEVDAGTYDLTVATSQDNKKVLDIPNLNLEANTVYTVLAINKADSLETLLLKDNTAMPSEMPKTGMGGASQDNYNSIVPVLTLLGIGAVAIFVVRRHRGYESE; translated from the coding sequence ATGAACCGTGTAAAGATTATTGCTGCTTCTTTACTCGCAGTTTTATTGCTAGCTTTTTCAGATAATTTCACTTCTGCAGCTGTGCAGGAGGCGATGATACGAGTTGTGCATGCGTCACCTGATGCACCTGAAGTAGATATATATGTGGACAATCAAAGCATCGTAGTCGGCGCATCGTTTAAAGATGTGACAGATTACCTTAAGGTACCTGCGGGGTCTCATAAAGTAGAGGTATATGCCATAGGTACAAAAGGAAAAGAAAAACCTGTCATTTCCACTAATGTAACCGTCGAAGCAAACAAAGCATATACCCTTGCTGCCATTAACCAAGTTGCACACTTGGAATTAAAAGTAGCTCAAGATGATATGAACGTAGCTAAAGGAAAGAGTAAAATCCGAATTGCTCACTTTTCTCCAGATGCTCCCGCTATTAATGTAGGTATTAATCACGGCCCTACCTTGTTTAAAGACACTGCTTTTAAACAAATGACAAATTATTCTGAAGTAGATGCCGGAACCTATGATTTAACCGTCGCAACTAGTCAAGACAATAAAAAAGTACTGGACATTCCAAACCTTAATTTAGAAGCCAACACGGTCTACACAGTGCTCGCTATTAACAAAGCCGACAGTCTTGAAACGCTTTTATTAAAAGATAATACGGCTATGCCTTCCGAAATGCCAAAAACAGGTATGGGCGGTGCTTCACAGGATAATTATAATTCAATTGTGCCGGTTCTTACTTTATTAGGAATTGGAGCGGTCGCTATATTTGTTGTTCGTCGTCACAGAGGATACGAAAGCGAATGA
- a CDS encoding class F sortase: MKWIGGVFTFSFILFMSSWFAQSAIANSSTDFVVKMAETKSAQSLKSSGTASTPLPSQLIIPKLHIKAFIKGMGLTNQGEMSVPDNGHDVAWFKLGARPGEEGNAVIAGHVDDQKGPAIFYHLDKLTKGDEIFVTDQQGDQLTFVVTNKASYPRDSAPIREIFGPTFQHQLNLITCTGTFDHKQKTHERRLVIYTSLRPEKTADVSH; this comes from the coding sequence ATGAAATGGATAGGAGGGGTTTTCACCTTTTCTTTTATACTATTCATGAGCAGCTGGTTTGCCCAATCAGCAATTGCAAACAGCTCGACAGATTTTGTTGTGAAGATGGCTGAAACAAAATCGGCTCAATCCTTGAAATCTTCAGGGACTGCTTCTACGCCTCTTCCATCTCAGCTTATTATTCCGAAGCTTCATATCAAGGCTTTTATAAAAGGAATGGGCCTTACTAATCAAGGTGAAATGAGCGTTCCTGATAATGGTCATGATGTAGCTTGGTTTAAGCTTGGAGCAAGACCCGGAGAGGAAGGAAATGCGGTCATTGCAGGACACGTTGATGACCAAAAAGGTCCCGCTATCTTCTATCATCTCGACAAGCTTACAAAAGGAGATGAAATTTTTGTAACCGATCAGCAAGGGGATCAGCTGACCTTTGTTGTTACTAATAAAGCTTCTTACCCCCGAGATTCTGCTCCTATCAGAGAGATTTTCGGTCCAACTTTTCAACACCAGCTTAATTTAATCACCTGTACGGGAACATTTGATCACAAACAGAAAACTCATGAGCGCAGACTCGTTATTTATACAAGCCTCCGTCCGGAAAAAACAGCCGATGTTTCTCACTAA
- a CDS encoding glycerophosphodiester phosphodiesterase family protein, with protein MRRKWWFVSSLTLCLCGIFMFIHTQAASTQAEKVAIIAHRGASGYEPEHTMQSYLAAVQQKADYLELDLHMSKDQQLVAIHDYRVDRTTNGTGYVKQYTVKQLQRLNAGKGNKKAVIPTLEEIFRTFGNRTNYYIETKSPHEYPGMEKELLTLMAKYNIHTDHVIVQSFSPESLKTVHRYRPTMKLIQLIRSKQTNMLTDQQFRQIKTYANGIGPNANTLTKPYVQKARSYDLDVHPYTVNDEKQMRTLIEWGVTGMFTNYPDRLYNVLHNK; from the coding sequence ATGAGACGAAAATGGTGGTTTGTAAGCTCACTCACTCTTTGTTTATGCGGTATTTTTATGTTTATACATACGCAGGCAGCTTCTACTCAAGCAGAAAAAGTAGCCATTATTGCTCATCGAGGCGCATCAGGATATGAGCCAGAGCATACGATGCAATCTTATCTCGCCGCCGTACAGCAAAAAGCAGATTACCTTGAACTTGATCTTCACATGTCTAAAGATCAGCAGCTTGTAGCAATTCATGACTATAGAGTTGACCGAACGACAAATGGAACAGGATATGTAAAACAGTATACAGTGAAGCAGCTTCAGCGTTTGAACGCAGGAAAAGGTAATAAAAAAGCCGTCATTCCAACTTTAGAAGAAATATTCCGTACGTTTGGCAATCGAACAAACTATTATATTGAAACAAAATCTCCTCATGAATATCCAGGTATGGAAAAAGAATTGTTAACGCTGATGGCTAAGTACAACATTCATACTGATCATGTTATTGTACAATCATTTAGTCCTGAAAGTTTAAAAACCGTCCATCGATACCGACCTACTATGAAACTAATTCAACTGATTCGTTCCAAGCAAACCAATATGTTAACAGATCAGCAGTTCAGACAAATTAAAACGTACGCGAACGGCATCGGTCCTAATGCAAACACGTTGACAAAACCATATGTACAAAAAGCTCGCTCGTATGATTTAGACGTCCATCCGTATACAGTAAATGATGAAAAACAAATGAGAACACTTATCGAGTGGGGCGTAACCGGCATGTTTACTAATTACCCGGATCGTCTTTATAACGTGCTTCATAATAAATAA
- a CDS encoding ABC transporter permease — MGALIRYHFITYIKSYRYIPPLALYIISLFMNYTYRPNPVLDSFFNTALFLFFLTTWFTMSLFHAEDSSQEVITKLHVGKKNKYFTSKLISCALLFTFLSAVSIAYPVLLDMFEVDISTKQMVFGFIIHWTFSLLGMSIGLVFTRDVVREGSLSWFGPLFILIVTLAAAGVSFPYQGGGLLLYVLPPVSAIIQFINEGLNKFLVFGWALLYAIALISLYLWRANRRDV; from the coding sequence ATGGGTGCATTGATTCGCTATCACTTTATTACATACATTAAATCGTATCGATATATTCCGCCGCTTGCACTTTATATTATTTCGCTGTTTATGAACTATACATATAGACCGAATCCAGTGCTTGATAGCTTTTTTAATACGGCACTTTTCCTCTTTTTTTTAACTACTTGGTTTACAATGTCACTGTTTCACGCGGAAGATTCCAGTCAAGAAGTTATTACAAAACTTCACGTAGGGAAAAAAAACAAGTACTTTACGAGCAAACTTATTAGCTGTGCTCTGCTGTTTACATTTTTATCAGCGGTTTCAATTGCTTATCCCGTGCTGCTTGATATGTTTGAAGTGGATATATCCACTAAGCAAATGGTGTTTGGGTTTATTATTCACTGGACGTTTAGTTTGCTTGGTATGAGCATAGGTCTTGTTTTTACAAGAGATGTTGTAAGAGAAGGCAGCTTATCGTGGTTCGGACCTCTATTTATTTTAATCGTTACGCTTGCAGCGGCAGGCGTCTCATTTCCGTATCAAGGAGGCGGACTGCTGCTGTATGTACTGCCACCTGTATCTGCAATCATTCAATTTATTAACGAAGGATTAAATAAATTTTTGGTGTTTGGCTGGGCTTTGCTTTATGCCATAGCATTAATTAGCCTGTACTTGTGGCGGGCGAATAGAAGAGATGTATAA
- a CDS encoding ATP-binding cassette domain-containing protein, which yields MEKLIELKNVAKVYKKHTVLENVHTTLYKGETVAIVGKNGAGKSTFLKLIGGLSKPTKGTVHFHKETGTPGFVVEQFPQELRFTLAGYLQHMGRIQGLSKKKRSSRIEELLETFEMVEFRHEEIISFSKGMKQKVNMMQALLSSSKLLLLDEPLSGLDARAQLEVERIFTKLKERGMTIVFTCHEERLIHAVADRVITIGSQRILKNERVQLIEHLTVIEANVILNKPLRLLKEKCTKIEQHGNYWIFYIDKKYVNEFLAELLAVQAEVVKLYHMEREEI from the coding sequence ATGGAAAAACTGATTGAATTAAAAAATGTTGCAAAAGTATACAAAAAACATACCGTATTAGAAAACGTTCATACGACCCTTTATAAAGGAGAGACTGTCGCGATTGTTGGAAAAAACGGTGCGGGAAAAAGTACGTTTTTAAAGCTAATTGGCGGATTATCTAAACCGACTAAAGGGACAGTTCACTTTCATAAAGAAACCGGTACGCCTGGATTTGTGGTGGAACAATTTCCTCAGGAGCTGCGTTTTACGCTAGCAGGTTATTTGCAGCACATGGGACGAATTCAAGGATTGTCTAAGAAAAAGCGCAGCTCTAGAATTGAAGAGCTGCTCGAAACTTTCGAAATGGTAGAGTTTAGACATGAAGAAATCATTTCTTTTTCAAAAGGAATGAAGCAAAAAGTCAACATGATGCAAGCACTGCTGAGTTCTTCTAAGCTGCTATTGCTTGATGAACCTCTATCAGGATTAGATGCTCGTGCTCAGCTAGAAGTAGAACGAATTTTTACAAAGCTCAAAGAACGAGGGATGACCATTGTATTTACGTGTCATGAAGAAAGGCTCATTCATGCTGTAGCGGATCGTGTTATCACCATTGGCTCACAGCGCATTTTAAAAAATGAGCGCGTTCAACTCATTGAGCATTTAACGGTTATTGAGGCAAATGTCATTCTGAATAAGCCGCTTCGTTTATTAAAAGAAAAGTGCACGAAAATTGAACAGCACGGAAACTACTGGATTTTTTATATAGATAAAAAATATGTAAATGAGTTTCTTGCAGAATTGCTTGCTGTTCAAGCTGAAGTTGTAAAGCTATATCATATGGAAAGGGAAGAAATTTAA
- a CDS encoding GNAT family N-acetyltransferase yields MNIRLLVKEDADVYFELRLRALKDHPESFILSYEEEYEKEIADIRNYFPSSQSEFVVGAFMGKQLVGIVGFQQQKPLKVQHKGDIWGMYVVPEARGKGLGKKLLKTAVEQAFSKTNVLQIYLAVAAKNEGAKALYKSLGFTSYAYEKRALQVDGEFIDEEHMVLSMKSL; encoded by the coding sequence ATGAATATACGATTGTTGGTAAAAGAAGACGCTGACGTGTACTTTGAACTCCGTCTTCGTGCTTTAAAAGATCATCCCGAAAGTTTTATTTTAAGTTATGAAGAAGAATATGAAAAAGAAATTGCTGATATCCGAAATTATTTTCCAAGCAGCCAATCAGAATTTGTAGTAGGAGCTTTTATGGGAAAACAACTTGTGGGGATCGTAGGGTTTCAGCAGCAAAAGCCTTTAAAAGTTCAGCATAAAGGAGATATTTGGGGGATGTACGTAGTCCCTGAAGCAAGGGGGAAAGGTCTTGGAAAGAAGCTGTTAAAAACCGCTGTTGAACAAGCTTTTTCCAAAACGAATGTTTTGCAAATCTACCTGGCCGTCGCTGCTAAAAATGAAGGAGCAAAAGCCCTATACAAAAGCCTCGGTTTTACTTCTTATGCGTATGAAAAAAGAGCTCTTCAAGTAGATGGTGAATTTATCGATGAAGAGCATATGGTATTGTCTATGAAAAGCCTTTGA
- a CDS encoding TolB family protein, whose product MVKKIALCLLFLMLFPMQINAANTVKVSFIRQGNLWVYDNGTERQLSNGRHASMPQWSSHGDMVAYAENDSLMIAPLKGKPLLVEHDVTHYQWSPIAEELAYISNGILVYYNVKTHEKKRVAVGVDQFSWFPEGDRFLITSAAALAPTGWGPVKLYTVSKYAGLDVKKVEAFTTLPAENDSFFAYTTSSFKWSPNGQWISFIAIPTASMSADANKLCIITKEGKAFQVVGDMLNVPNWFKWSNEEQVLAFINGEGRFATENKKFTLKEMPVFKEHVFTPKGFADWDFTWTGKDNIIISRVPEAGWSNDEKKRPLPFLYSMNVKTNKQSQFTFPQKGLGDYAPVYHKATNQTMWIRTNRKQANLLTRVKDTKNDKVLISDLDLPGNYYELYRWNEVFSVYSP is encoded by the coding sequence ATGGTGAAAAAAATAGCGTTATGTCTGCTTTTTCTTATGTTGTTCCCTATGCAAATAAATGCTGCCAATACAGTGAAAGTCAGTTTTATACGGCAAGGAAACCTATGGGTATATGATAACGGTACCGAAAGGCAGTTATCCAATGGTCGTCATGCCTCTATGCCTCAATGGTCATCTCATGGAGATATGGTTGCTTATGCAGAAAATGATTCTTTAATGATTGCACCGTTAAAAGGAAAACCGCTACTTGTTGAACATGATGTGACTCATTATCAATGGTCACCGATTGCTGAGGAACTTGCGTATATTTCGAATGGAATCTTAGTATATTACAACGTTAAAACGCATGAAAAGAAGCGTGTAGCCGTAGGGGTTGATCAGTTTTCATGGTTTCCAGAAGGAGATCGATTTTTAATTACGTCAGCTGCTGCGCTGGCGCCCACGGGATGGGGACCGGTAAAGCTATATACAGTGAGCAAATATGCAGGGTTAGACGTAAAAAAAGTGGAGGCTTTTACGACGCTGCCAGCAGAAAATGATTCATTTTTTGCGTATACAACAAGCAGCTTCAAATGGTCTCCTAACGGTCAATGGATTAGTTTTATTGCTATTCCAACGGCTTCGATGTCTGCAGATGCAAATAAGCTGTGCATCATTACAAAAGAAGGGAAAGCTTTTCAAGTAGTGGGAGATATGCTTAACGTACCCAATTGGTTTAAGTGGAGCAATGAAGAGCAAGTACTGGCATTTATTAATGGGGAAGGAAGGTTTGCCACAGAAAATAAAAAGTTCACTTTAAAAGAGATGCCGGTTTTTAAAGAACATGTGTTTACTCCAAAAGGCTTCGCAGATTGGGATTTTACTTGGACAGGAAAAGATAACATCATCATTTCACGTGTGCCCGAAGCAGGGTGGTCGAATGATGAAAAAAAGAGGCCACTGCCCTTTTTGTATAGCATGAACGTAAAGACCAATAAGCAAAGTCAGTTCACATTTCCCCAAAAAGGATTAGGAGATTACGCGCCTGTTTATCATAAAGCAACGAATCAAACGATGTGGATTCGTACAAATCGAAAACAAGCAAATCTTTTAACACGCGTAAAAGATACGAAAAATGATAAGGTACTCATTTCAGACTTAGACCTGCCGGGAAATTATTATGAGCTGTATCGGTGGAATGAAGTATTTAGCGTGTACAGCCCTTAA
- the yidC gene encoding membrane protein insertase YidC, with amino-acid sequence MKRNKKLLLLGLMGALLLALAGCSSTKTPVTATSGGFWDHYFVYPLSMALTKIAEWAGGSYGLSIIIATVIIRLVLLPLILKQQKSTMAMQALRPEMEKIQKKYAGKKDPETQQKQQKEMMQLYQTHKINPVGGCLPIFIQMPIIIAFYNAIARTHEIAQHSFLWVSLGKPDPYFILPVVAAITTFLQIRVSMTDEIQPPMKMMMNIMPIFILVAGISLPSALALYWVIGNLFGIGQGYYLKKRMSLLKEKDAANNTAQAKTKPSPKSKSKS; translated from the coding sequence ATGAAAAGAAATAAAAAATTATTATTGCTTGGTTTAATGGGAGCGCTTCTTTTAGCTCTAGCCGGCTGTAGCAGTACAAAAACACCGGTCACGGCTACAAGCGGCGGATTCTGGGATCATTATTTTGTTTACCCTTTATCTATGGCATTAACGAAAATTGCTGAGTGGGCAGGCGGAAGCTATGGTCTGTCTATTATTATTGCGACGGTTATCATTCGTTTAGTTCTATTGCCGCTTATTTTAAAACAGCAAAAGAGCACGATGGCTATGCAAGCACTTCGTCCAGAGATGGAAAAGATTCAAAAGAAATATGCTGGTAAAAAAGATCCTGAAACACAGCAAAAGCAGCAAAAAGAAATGATGCAGCTTTACCAAACGCATAAAATTAATCCGGTTGGCGGATGTTTGCCAATCTTTATTCAAATGCCTATTATTATCGCATTTTATAATGCCATTGCACGAACGCATGAAATTGCACAGCATTCATTCTTATGGGTAAGTTTAGGAAAGCCAGATCCTTACTTCATTTTACCGGTAGTTGCAGCGATTACGACATTCTTACAAATTCGTGTAAGTATGACGGATGAAATTCAACCTCCAATGAAAATGATGATGAACATTATGCCAATCTTCATCTTAGTAGCGGGAATTTCACTTCCATCTGCTCTTGCATTATATTGGGTAATTGGTAACTTATTTGGAATTGGACAAGGTTACTACTTGAAAAAACGTATGAGTTTATTAAAAGAAAAAGATGCGGCTAATAATACAGCACAAGCTAAAACAAAGCCATCACCAAAATCTAAGTCAAAATCATAA
- a CDS encoding sucrose-specific PTS transporter subunit IIBC — MDVKEIAKKLVPLLGGKENIASAQHCATRLRLVIRDESKIDQKGLDEIEDVKGAFSNSGQFQIIFGTGLVNKIHAAFVKELGAEEAAAPVDHQEEMKKKMNPFARFARMLSNIFVPIIPAIVASGLLMGLLGMMKAFHWVSEDSALFVLLDMFSGAAFIILPILIGFSAAKEFGSNPYLGAVIGGILTHPMLLNPWTLADAKPEYMDLFGLSIPLIGYQGTVVPILLAIYVMSKIEKGLRKIVPNSVDLLVTPFLTVIITGFVSLVFIGPFGRYIGDLISISLQSLYDVAGVFAGILFGGLYSTIVLTGLQHSFHAIEAGLLANPKIGVNFLLPIWACANVAQGGAGLAVYFKTKNAKTKKIAIPAAISSFLGITEPIIFGVNLRLRKPFIAAAIGGAAGGGYVVLMHVVANAYGLTGIPMMAIAAPLGMSNLIHYIIGMVISVGVAFGVTWLMKLKED, encoded by the coding sequence ATGGACGTAAAAGAAATTGCTAAAAAGCTTGTTCCGCTTTTAGGAGGAAAAGAAAATATTGCTAGTGCTCAGCACTGTGCTACGCGTTTGCGCCTCGTTATTCGAGATGAAAGCAAAATAGATCAAAAAGGTTTGGATGAAATAGAAGATGTAAAAGGGGCTTTTTCAAATTCAGGACAGTTTCAAATCATTTTTGGAACCGGTCTCGTTAATAAAATTCACGCTGCTTTTGTTAAAGAATTAGGTGCTGAAGAGGCTGCTGCCCCAGTGGATCACCAAGAAGAAATGAAAAAGAAAATGAACCCATTTGCTCGTTTTGCCCGCATGCTTTCCAATATTTTTGTTCCCATTATTCCAGCCATTGTAGCCAGTGGTTTATTAATGGGATTGCTCGGGATGATGAAAGCGTTCCACTGGGTCTCAGAAGATAGCGCGTTGTTTGTGTTGTTAGATATGTTCTCAGGCGCAGCATTTATCATTTTACCGATTTTAATTGGATTTTCAGCTGCAAAAGAATTTGGTTCAAATCCTTATCTGGGAGCGGTTATCGGAGGGATCTTGACGCATCCGATGTTATTAAATCCGTGGACATTAGCAGATGCTAAGCCAGAATATATGGATTTGTTTGGCTTAAGTATTCCGCTGATTGGCTATCAAGGTACTGTCGTTCCAATTTTATTGGCTATCTACGTCATGAGCAAAATTGAAAAGGGACTCCGGAAAATTGTGCCGAATTCGGTTGATTTACTTGTTACGCCTTTTTTAACTGTTATTATCACAGGCTTTGTGTCACTTGTGTTTATTGGTCCTTTCGGCCGCTATATTGGAGATTTAATTTCGATCAGCCTTCAGTCTCTATACGATGTAGCCGGAGTGTTTGCAGGAATTTTGTTTGGTGGCTTATATTCAACCATTGTATTAACAGGCTTGCAGCATAGTTTTCATGCTATTGAAGCAGGACTGCTTGCTAATCCGAAGATTGGCGTTAACTTCTTACTTCCTATTTGGGCCTGCGCGAATGTGGCGCAGGGAGGAGCAGGATTAGCTGTTTACTTTAAAACGAAAAATGCCAAAACGAAAAAAATTGCGATTCCAGCGGCTATTTCTTCCTTCTTAGGAATTACAGAACCGATTATTTTCGGCGTTAACTTAAGGCTTCGAAAGCCATTTATTGCTGCGGCTATAGGCGGAGCAGCCGGGGGAGGCTACGTTGTACTTATGCACGTAGTAGCCAATGCATACGGACTCACAGGTATTCCAATGATGGCAATCGCTGCACCGCTTGGTATGAGCAATTTAATTCACTATATAATCGGTATGGTTATCTCTGTGGGTGTAGCATTCGGCGTTACGTGGTTAATGAAACTAAAAGAAGACTGA
- a CDS encoding PRD domain-containing protein — MKILKVLNNNAVVFKEGGVEKIAMGPGIAFQKGKNDLINAAKVEKVFVMKEEQEKFQELLKNLPEEHIQVAEEIISYAEQQLSATLSHHVHIALSDHLSFAVERIARGISIQNKLLNEIKSLYQPEYAIGVWALQHIKKRLDITMPIDEAGYIALHIHTAKLNSPGMQQLMMNTTIINEMVTIIKKELNTEIDENSMSYQRLLTHLRFALNRLAQNEPFHEMDEEMLDVLKVKYKKSYQCAETIKQFVKDEYEINFPEAELGYITLHICRIEQRI; from the coding sequence TTGAAGATTTTAAAAGTGTTAAATAACAACGCTGTTGTCTTTAAGGAAGGCGGAGTTGAAAAGATTGCGATGGGTCCCGGTATCGCTTTTCAAAAAGGTAAAAATGACCTTATTAATGCTGCGAAAGTGGAGAAAGTCTTTGTCATGAAAGAAGAACAGGAAAAGTTTCAAGAACTATTAAAAAACCTTCCTGAAGAGCATATTCAAGTGGCGGAAGAAATCATTTCGTATGCTGAGCAGCAGCTTTCTGCTACGCTAAGTCATCATGTGCATATTGCTTTGAGCGATCATTTATCCTTTGCTGTCGAAAGGATAGCCCGCGGAATTTCCATACAAAATAAATTGCTTAATGAAATTAAATCTCTCTATCAGCCTGAGTATGCAATAGGAGTGTGGGCTCTTCAGCATATCAAAAAGAGACTAGATATCACGATGCCGATTGACGAAGCGGGATATATTGCGCTTCATATTCATACGGCGAAACTGAATTCACCGGGAATGCAGCAGCTAATGATGAATACAACGATTATTAATGAAATGGTTACGATTATAAAAAAAGAGCTGAATACGGAGATTGATGAAAATAGCATGTCCTATCAGCGTCTGCTGACTCACTTGCGCTTTGCGTTAAATCGTTTAGCGCAAAATGAACCTTTTCATGAGATGGATGAAGAGATGCTCGACGTATTAAAAGTCAAATATAAAAAATCGTATCAGTGTGCCGAAACGATAAAGCAATTTGTCAAAGATGAGTACGAAATTAATTTTCCAGAAGCGGAGTTAGGATACATCACGCTTCACATTTGCCGAATAGAGCAAAGAATATAG